The Cellulomonas fulva genome includes a window with the following:
- a CDS encoding YbaB/EbfC family nucleoid-associated protein — protein sequence MDPQARVVDARDRLKQLQLEAHQAAAETARTAARIEQRTYAAWSAGREVRVTLGPDALLQGVQFTPHAMRTPPRALAAATMDAHRRAVALLRAAVDEAVGEAPASVGDLSAAVAAAAHAMLPAADESPDAER from the coding sequence ATGGATCCCCAGGCACGTGTCGTCGACGCGCGTGACCGGCTGAAGCAGCTGCAGCTCGAGGCGCACCAGGCCGCGGCCGAGACCGCGCGCACCGCGGCGCGCATCGAGCAGCGCACGTACGCGGCGTGGTCGGCCGGGCGTGAGGTCCGCGTCACGCTGGGTCCCGACGCGCTGCTGCAGGGCGTGCAGTTCACGCCGCACGCGATGCGCACGCCGCCGCGCGCCCTCGCCGCGGCGACCATGGACGCGCACCGCCGGGCCGTGGCGCTGCTGCGCGCGGCGGTCGACGAGGCCGTGGGCGAGGCACCGGCGTCGGTCGGTGACCTCTCGGCCGCGGTCGCCGCCGCGGCCCACGCGATGCTGCCCGCGGCTGACGAGTCGCCCGATGCCGAGCGCTGA
- a CDS encoding DUF1697 domain-containing protein, translating into MSENVVIGLLRAVNVGGRKLTSAQLRGVAEDLGYTEVATYVNSGNVVLVAPHGAPRVADELHAALTAEAGFDAPVVTRTAAQWDALVDALPFPDEARDDPSHLVVVAWDDEPAATAASTDLSRYGRERLAWRGTELYAYYPDGIGRSKLTLPILEKTAGRTGTARNWNTVLALARLARERLPR; encoded by the coding sequence ATGAGCGAGAACGTGGTGATCGGGCTGCTGCGGGCCGTCAACGTCGGCGGGCGCAAGCTCACGTCGGCACAGCTGCGTGGCGTGGCCGAGGACCTCGGCTATACCGAGGTCGCGACGTACGTGAACTCCGGCAACGTCGTCCTGGTCGCGCCCCACGGCGCGCCCCGGGTGGCCGACGAGCTGCACGCGGCCCTGACCGCCGAGGCGGGGTTCGACGCCCCCGTGGTCACCCGCACCGCCGCGCAGTGGGACGCGCTCGTCGACGCCCTCCCCTTCCCCGACGAGGCGCGCGACGACCCGTCCCACCTCGTCGTCGTCGCCTGGGACGACGAGCCTGCCGCCACCGCGGCGTCGACCGACCTCTCGCGCTACGGCCGCGAGCGGCTCGCGTGGCGCGGCACCGAGCTCTACGCGTACTACCCCGACGGCATCGGCCGCTCGAAGCTCACGCTCCCGATCCTCGAGAAGACCGCCGGCCGCACCGGCACCGCGCGCAACTGGAACACCGTCCTCGCCCTCGCGAGACTCGCGCGCGAGCGTCTGCCTCGGTGA